The DNA window tagccgtcaccaaacttggttaatgtagtgtaaaaacttggttaattcaataataaagttggttaatgcaacatccagatattaaaaatattttttagcagtcatcaaacgtGGTTAATGCAGTATAAAAACTtgattaatgcagtaatgaagttagtTAATGCACGtccatgtattaaaaataaacgttcgtacatgaatagtatccgtccgtacatgaacagtgacgtccgtacatgaacagtgacgtccgtacatgaacagtgacgtccgtacatacggtgtaggtgtaagatttagtgtaagaatagcatttctGTTATGATGAAGCACATGTTTTAGATGATGTGATTATAAACATTAAAACGATAGTCAACAATTTGGTCAATTTGGAATGTGAAAAATACAATTTGGTCAATTTGGAATGTGAAAAATAAGTTGATATTTCATGATGAAGTATAATTGCACCATTTTATACAATTGGTTGCATGTTCCTCTAGATTTTTTTCGCGGCAGGCAACTTTTTCCGTAATTCGGGTTGTAATTGGGTTGGAGTACTTCTTTTACtcctttttattattaataaaacatTGCTTATCAAATAGTTTAAAATTACAACAAAAAACACACTTGAAAATTTGATAGATTCAAGGCATATACTCTTTTTTGGATGGAAAAGAAAGAAAGGCGTATACTTTGTCTTGATGCATATTAAGATTGCATCGTCCAATTTTCGTTATGCTGAATTTAAACAAATAACTTCCAAAATGGAGAAACTGTATTCCACCAGCTCAATATTGTCTATGACCAAGAGGTCAATTATTACTTTAGATGtgatacaaaaagaaaaaaaagacaatCCATCTAAAATGATAAACCTATCCAGGTTAAAACGAAAATGGTAGTAATATACAGAATGATTATTTATAAAAGCAATGAGCAGCAGCAGTGTCTTTCAAAGGTCGTGATTGTATATACATAGATGGATAGAATTACTTCCACTTTCTGAACATGCCATGCTTTCCAAACTTTCCACCCTTGAATTTCCCATGCTTGCCGAATTTTCCATGCTTGAACTTTCCATGGCCCATGTGACCATATCCTCCATGTCCATAATGGCCATGGGAAACACGGTGAGCACCATAAGCAGCGGCTGCACCAGCAATCAATCCTCCCATTCCACCCATTGCACCCATACCGCCACTATGCCCGGCATGCCCATAAGGCCCTGATGTAAAGCAGAGAAGTTAGTTAGTTACCTTCAAGCATATTACTTCCCTTAATTCAAGAGCCTACAGTAGCTTCAAAGTTTTAATAACAATAGCGAAGTATTGTAGATCAACTATTATCCATAATCACAAACACCTGACACTGACACTAATACGACAacacaaatattaattaaaaaaataataataaattaaatgtgATATAATTTTTTTCAGAATTGTCGGTGTTACTATATCAATGATTGTAGAGGTAACTGGAAAATAAGAAAGGAATTATACCTGGTGCATGTGGTGGACCATGTGAACCAGGATAACCAGCAGGTGGATAACCGTAACCACCGGCAGGAGGATAACCACCGGCTGGAGGATAACCAGCGGGAGGATAACCGGCTGGAGGATAACCACCTTGATGTGGAGGGTAGCCATGTCCAGGTGGAGGGTACGCTCCGGGTGGTGGAGGATATGCTCCGGGAGGAGGAGGATATGCTCCCGGTGGATAACCATGAGCACCTTGAGCTAATCCATGAGCTAAATGTGAGAAAACTCCTTTGTCAGAATCATTAGGGTTATGATTTCCACCTTCCATTTTTCAGACCTAATCATTCAGAAACAAAATTCCCTCAATTTAATCAATACAGTAACAAAATCAATCAATCATAAACAAATTAGAACTGCAAAATAACATCAATTGAAATCGGAAAAGGTGAAAAGTATGTACCGATGAATGAAAAATTATGATTGCGAACTCGTTGATTTTTTTAGGATGAGATTATGCAGAAGACGAAAAAGTAGTTgagaaattgaaagaaaaattagGGATCTTGGTTATTTATACAGAGAGAGGCTACGAAAGATCGAAGAAGAAGAAACGTAGAAACCGAAGATCTCGGATACGAGTTACGCGTGATTAACGCGTCTAAGATGGCGACTGTTCCTCTTACATAGCGACACGTGTCGATTCTGCACCTTTTTTTGCTAATTAAAAAATGGTTTTACCTTGGATAAATATATATTGAGCCGGAAAGATAGAGACAAGTTTAAAATATCACCGTCATTGACACATGTACGGGCGTTCAAAATACACAAGTCGTGAGACTAAAattcataattaaaattaaaatctgttttaaatattttgatataattaataatagttttttaacattaattaactatatttttaatagttaattatctatttttttataatttataatttaattataaatttaatgaaATAAACTGACAGTGTATATCCATTAAACCCTTTAATTATTatccaaaattcaaaattaatctaaatattttaaatataattaaatatcatTTAGTGAGAGAAAATAGGAAAAATTTACATATATGTAAGAGGAAATtttacacttgtcatatttttattaaaaaatagtaagaaccatacATAAAGAATTGTACTTAAATTTTGTCcctatttcaaattttaaaataaaaaatttttttgagcctggatttttttttataatattttgattattatccaaaatttaaaactaatttaaattcTCTTTGGTAAAAATAGTTGATAAATaatttatagttgatagttaattTGTTAAATTAACTGTTTTTTTAGGTTTATTGCAAAaggaaaaagataaaaaaataaagtagAAAATTAGTTAGAAAATAAAGTCTCACTAGCATCAGCTTGCAGGAGAATGATGATTTTAATAGGAGATTCTGCAAAAAGATCGGTATGTCGCATCATTATTAACTCTATATTTTTGTAGGTAGTAAGCACAAATATTATACTTTATAAGAGTATGAAATATGTGATactttataagagagatgttatTTAATATTGTTAAGAATTGTGCCATAGTGATGTCAAACATTAATGGACTATGAGACAAACTTGATAGTAGAGTTGGAAGTCAGAATAACACATCAAGTTTTTTATGCCAAGTTCTCATGCCATACATAAACCATGATATAGCGCCATCAACTTAacatgaaggatgtcagaataaTCAATATTACCCGCAAAATCGTGAATCCAAGCACCATTTGCATTTTGAATCAATCCATCAAAATTCGAGACGCCAGGATTATCGAGGGTACTACCATCAAtattcaaaatcataatactacctTTGTGTGCATTTCACATGATCGTTCTTTTTGGATGAGACTAGTAGTTGATAAGTTAATTTAAGTGTTTGGTTCACACTACCtattaaatacaaaataaaataaataaaagaacactttcaattaaaaatttaatagtctcattattttattatattatattattaaattaaattttattcgataaaaataaattactaATAAACACATGTAAAAAAGTTAAGGCTTGAAAAGCTAATTCGTTTTGAAAAGTTGAATACgtctttgtattttttttggggggggggggggggtctttaaatattaaaattcatttGGTTTTTGTCCGTGACGTCAACCTTCCATTGAAAAAAGACAATGTGACAAACATTTGTGACGTGGAACTAGTAACGTGGCATAAGAtaacaaaatccaaaaaaaaaaaaaaatttacaaattcatcttcttctttcatCAATCCATCTCCAACCTCTATTTTTTCTAATCTCCAACCTACAACCTTCATTTTTCtataagttattatttttattaggatagAGAAATATAGTATTTTGTCAATTTAAAAAGCGACATGTGGAGATTTTGGGGAAAATAGACATTTACCACAACTGAAGTCAAAATTTATCCTTTTTTTTCACTTGTGAACAATCCATAATGAGAGGCTGCACATTATCATTAGTCATCAATAACATCAATTTCGTTCCTTTTCTTCACATCGATGCTTCTCAACCTTCATTTTCATTCACATCTCAATCTCACCATTCACAACCAACACTCAAACCATTATCCTTCACTTCACTCTTTatccattatcatcatcatccattCTCTTGAACTTCGACTCATGCCCAACAACACCAGAACCAACTACACATTGATAATGATGAAGAAGAAAGCTTTTAAATTCTAACATATATCATGATTGTGGCTAACCCTAATTCTAGAATGCTTCTTCTTTATTCATCTTGTACCCATTCTCTCTCCATCTCTTTCTCTATTTTTTTGTCTCAAAGTCTTAATTGCTTAACGAAGTTTCAAACTTTATTTCATAGTTCAGCTTGAAGTTGAAacttatattattttttctttagatTTGAACAATCAACAATGAGAGACTGCACATTATCGTTAGCCACCAATAACATCAATTGTGTTCCTTTTCTTTACATTGATGCTTCTTAACCTTCATTTTCATTCTAATCTCAATCTAACCATTCATAACCCAACATTAAAACCATTTCCCTCCACTTCACTCGTTATCCATTATCATCATCCATTCTCTCTAACTTCGACTCATGCCCAGTAACACCAGAAACAACTAGACAGTTATAATGATGAAGAAGAGTGCTTTCAAATTCTAACATATGTGAAAAACGATTACAATGATATCAAGATTGTGGATAACCATAATTCTAGAATGCCTCTCCTTTATTCATCTTGTatccattctctctctctctctccatccttttctctatttttttgtcTCTAAGTCTAATTGCTTAACGAAGTTTCAAACTTTATTTCATAGTTGAGCTTGAAGTGAAGAGCATTACAAAGGGAGGTTGGATATGTAAAAATGGAGGTTGGAGATAGAGGTTAAAGATAGAGGTTAGAGATAaaggctggaggttgaagatggagGTTGATGATGGAGGTAAGAGGCTGAAGATGGAGGTTTATGGAAGTTGGAGATGAAAAAATGGAGGTTGGAGATGGATTGTGGAAGAAGAAAatggatttttaaattttttattttttttatttcgtcCTCTCGAGCCACATCACAGGTGCCATAACACAAACATTTTCCACATTGATTTTTTTAACGGAAGGTTGACGTCATAGACGAAAACCAATTGGATTTAATATTTAAGGACTTTTCACAAGAGAAAAAAGATATTGGGACGAAAAACAAAAACTTAGTAATTTACAggaacaaataaaatatttaagttgaaaatgtgtgtgtgtgtgtgtgtgtgtgtgtgtgtgtgtgtgtgtgtgtgtgtgtgtgtgtgtgtgtgtgtgtgtgtgtgtgtgtgtgtgtgtgtgtgtgtgtgtgtgtgtgtgtgtgtgtgtgtgtgtgtgtgtgtgtgcgtgtgtgtgcgtgtgtgtgcgtgtgtgtgcgtgtgtgtgcgtgtgtgtgcgtgtgtgtgtgtgtgtgtgtgtgtgtgtgtgtgtgtgtgtgtgtgtgtgtgtgtgtgtgtgtgtgtgtgtgtgtgtgtgtgtgtgtgtgtgtgtgtgtgtgtgtgtgtgtgtgtgtgtgtgtgtgtgtgtgtgtgtgtgtgtgtgtgtgtgtgtgtgtgtgtgtgtgtgtgtgtgtgtgtgtgtgtgtgtgtgtgtgtgtgtgtgtgtgtgtgtgtgtgtgtgtgtgtgtgtgtgtgtgtgtgtgtgtgtgtgtgtgtgtgtgtgtgtgtgtgtgtgtgtgtgtgtgtgtgtgtgtgtgtgtgtgtgtgtgtgtgtgtgtgtgtgtgtgtgtgtgtgtgtgtgtgtgtgtgtgtgtgtgtgtgtgtgtgtgtgtgtgtgtgtgtgtgtgtgtgtgtgtgtgtgtgtgtgtgtgtgtgtgtgtgtgtgtgtgtgtgtgtgtgtgtgtgtgtgtgtgtgtgtgtgtgtgtgtgtgtgtgtgtgtgtgtgtgtgtgtgtgtgtgtgtgtgtgtgtgtgtgtgtgtgtgtgtgtgtgtgtgtgtgtgtgtgtgtgtgtgtgtgtgtgtgtgtgtgtgtgtgtgtgtgtgtgtgtgtgtgtgtgtgtgtgtgtgtgtgtgtgtgtgtgtgtgtgtgtgtgtgtgtgtgtgtgtgtgtgtgtgtgtgtgtgtgtgtgtgtgtgtgtgtgtgtgtgtgtgtgtgtgtgtgtgtgtgtgtgtgtgtgtgtgtgtgtgtgtgtgtgtgtgtgtgtgtgtgtgtgtgtgtgtgtgtgtgtgtgtgtgtgtgtgtgtgtgtgtgtgtgtgtggtacTGTTCAAAAAATTACAGGTTTGTGATACCCTTCAATAGCAAGGGTACTTAGAGGTTTTAGTAGGTATATTATAATGTATGGTGGTTAGGGATATCCAACAGCGGCAAGAAGTCATGTAtggtactccctctgtcccacattataagagaaattttcttttcaaattcattgaataattaatgtatctggactCTTATAAATAGAACCAGAGGTAGTAATTGCTAGAGATATAATAATATCTCTCTGTTATGTG is part of the Vicia villosa cultivar HV-30 ecotype Madison, WI linkage group LG2, Vvil1.0, whole genome shotgun sequence genome and encodes:
- the LOC131646699 gene encoding glycine-rich protein A3-like yields the protein MEGGNHNPNDSDKGVFSHLAHGLAQGAHGYPPGAYPPPPGAYPPPPGAYPPPGHGYPPHQGGYPPAGYPPAGYPPAGGYPPAGGYGYPPAGYPGSHGPPHAPGPYGHAGHSGGMGAMGGMGGLIAGAAAAYGAHRVSHGHYGHGGYGHMGHGKFKHGKFGKHGKFKGGKFGKHGMFRKWK